The genomic region AGAATCTTGACGCCCCCATCCTTTGACTTGACCGACTATCGAAATTGTCGGACTTGATTGGCTATCATTACAAAAAAACTCTACTGGATTTTGCTTAAAATCAGCGCATTTTAGAACTTCCTCTGCTCTACGTGCAATGCCTATAAAAAGAGAGTAATCAGGCTCATCACCAGGCCCATAGTTAGCTTTATCCTGAATTTCTGTAGGAGCGTTCAGAAGAACTTTTTTTAGTGTTTCAATTTCTAAATTTGAAAGCTTTGATGAGAGATAAACACCTGATCCTGGAATCTCACGACTTTTATGGATAATCCGTATTTCTGTATCATTTTCTTTAACTGTATCTCCGATAGCGGCAGCCCCTACGTCAGCCTTACCTTCTTTGACCATTGTTACAATATCTTGCCCTCTATGCCCCATGTCTACCGTTAGGGTTTTACCAAACAAATCATAGGTCGGCATATAGAAACTGGAGGCAGAATTGAAATCTCCCAAAGCAACAACTGTTGTGCTTTTTAAATCATCCAGAGAACGAATAGGGCTATCAGATTTGACAAATATGCCTGAGTAATAATAAGGAGGGTTCTTAGGAAACATCCGAGCTACAAAAGTATAGCCATTGTCTTTAGCTGCTATGGACACCATTGGAGATGATGTAAAAGCAATATCCCACTCTTTAAGTGCAATCCGGTTTTTTGCTTCTTGGTAAGAAAATTTTCTGTCTCCTTCAATAAGAATTTTTAGCTTGTTTCCTAAAAGGAACTTAATAAAGTCACTAGGAGCCAACTGATCTCGTAGATAATCTGCTAAATCTACTTGGTACTTTGGAGAACCTAATGTTCCAATTATCAGTGAACTTTTCTGTAATTTAGGTTTCAAAGAAAATTCAACGTATTTTATGACTAGCCCTATAACTGGCAGCGCTAAGAGTGAGCAGATAGTAAGTATTTTTAACTGCTTAAACTTTTTCCCTACAGGGGGATTAGGTGGAGGTAATGGCTTATCTGTGGGAGTAGAGGCAGTAGGTTGGATTTCTTTAGTGGCTATTACTTCTACCTCTGGCTCGTCGCTAGTTATAGAATTTAGCAAAGCCTGTTCATCTGTTAAAATAGAATTTTCTGTCTGAGAAATTTCAATCAATTCTGGTTGAGCTTTTTCTTGACTAATAGGTTCATTTGTGCTGTTTACTAGAATAGCGACTATTGGTGATTCTGTAGTTTCCTGGGTAGATACTTCAGCTGTAGCTTCATCAAAATTTGATTCCTCCTCAAACTTCTGGCGCAGCACCTCTTGCTTCATTAGTTCAACTTCAGCAACTTGTTCCGCTGAAATGGCTGTGAGAAAACGCCCTATGCTGTCGAGCGCTCTATACGCATCGTCATTACTAAATGATTCGTCGTGAGCCTTTCTGTTACGAGTCATACGCAGTTCGCTCACTAAATTTCGTTCCTCTTGATTAAGGCTGCGGCTAAAAACTTTGTTCCAATCGTTCCAAATGATGTTCAGCAATGCTTGAGTATCCAGATGAGTCTTATCTTGATTCCTCTTCCTTGGTCTCTGTCTAAGAATCCTCACCACTTCCGGGCTTCCTAACCAATCGCTACCGTAGTGTTCTGTCATTTTCTGTTCAACGAAAGGCAATAGACCTTCTCGAAGCAATCTAAGTCCTTTATCTATCCGTTCATAATTGCTTGTTGGCATTTTTCCTTTCCTTTTTATACAAATGAAAAACCTTATAAGTCAATTCAATTTTATTGATTACTAATTTCAAATCGGTTAGAATATGATAATTGATATTTGCTTGGGGAGTTTAACCACCGATCGATTAGAGTTGCGATCGCATTCACATCACCCTGTTTAGCCAACTCTTCCCCATTCGGCAACTTCTGCGCTTCTACCTCAAATTCCTCATTCCAAGCCGGAAATTCTTCCCCTACCTGTTTTCCGTAAACTCTCACGCGCTTAATCGACTCAGCCCCTAAACTCGGTATCGACTTACGCAGCAGGGAAACCAAAGTTTCTTGCGGTGGCACTTGCGCCGCTTCCAACATGATTTGCAGACAATCATTTTTCATGGAAGCTTTGGCGGTGATGCCTTTGGGTTGCAACTGGCGGTTCATCAGGGTTGCGATCGCATTCACATCGCCCTGCTTGGCAAGTTCCAGAAGATTGGGCTGAGTCATAATTGGCAGAGGTGAGGACTTTAACCATTGGTTTAAGTCTACTCCCTTTGGATGAATAATTAAACAGTGTTTTCGCCAATTTGTTAGGTGATGAGAAGACAGTGCGATCGCTACCCTACAGGAAGCTGTTCGCAAGTGTTAGGCGATCGCACTCATCAATTTCCCAGGACTTCTCACTTAGTCGTTAGACCTCAGTAATTAGTTAGGAGTGTGATATTACACCATTCCTTCATCTTACGAAATTCCCGCAACTTTCAATTTCAATTTTTCAGCAACTCTTAACTCGGCCAAACGTTTTTCATATTTTTGGTCTATTTCCAATGTCAGGTCGCACAATTCTTTAGCTTTTTGTTCGGTTATTTTCGCAAGTTCAAGCAGTTCTGTCAGTTCGGCTAGTTCCTGTTCGCTCATTGATGGTTGTGTCATTGTCAGTTCTCCAAACGAGTTTTGAGCCTATTCGCATTTATTTTAACTTCCAATACCCGCCCCAGGATTATTCCTAAATCTTCTCCCGCCTCCTGAATTATTTCACTAGCGACATTTTCTGGCGAGATGCGATCGACAATACTCTGAATTCTCCCTCTATATATTTCTACAAAAAGCAGGATATTACTCAGAGCAGCAAAAAACTGAGTAAGCACAACGTTATCAGGAAAGCGGGACAATCTTTGTCTGACTAAGTTCAGTCCCTCTGTAGCATCTCGTTCAGTTTGCTCTAGTTCTTGATTTAGTCGGTCAATGAGAGCTAAAATTTGGGATGGTATAGGCATTGTGAATTAAAATCGAACCTTTAGAGCATAATATCAATAATAGAGTAACCAAGTATTAGTGTAGCTGCGATTTTCTTCATTTTTAACTGGCGGACTGGAAGCAGACAGATTCATTTTGAGATTTAATCGCTTTGGGCCAAACGCAAACAAATTAAGCGACCTATCCTTGATTTAGGGTTAGTTATCGATCGCTCTAGTTCAAAGTGCTGGTTTAAGTATACCCCTTTGGATCGATGATTAAACAGTGTTTTCGCCAATTTGTTAGGTGATGAGAAGACAGTGCGATCGCTACGCTACAGGAAGCTGTTCGCAAGCGTTAGGCGATCGCCAAATATTACAAATCCGGTTCTATTCCAAGCGATCGCAATTGTTCCGTCAACCTTTGAGCGCGTCGTTCCGCTTCCACCGCGCGTTCTTCCGGTGTCAGCAATCTTTGTCCTTGTTCGTCATACCAATACAACCACTCTCGCGTGATTCCTTGAAAAGTTCCCCGTTCTTTGCCAATTCCCAAACCTATTTCTGTTAGCCAAACAGGATTTGCCGACTGCAAATGATATGAACCATTCACTAAACAATATACTTCCAGGGGTGGTCTTCTGCGACTCAGGAGATTGTAAATTACATAGTACAAAACTCCCATTTCCACATAGGTTTCCTTCTTCGTGATATATTCCTCGCCTGATACCTGAGATACGACTTCTAGCACTAAAATAGGGACTATATCATTTTCTTCCCAAAGTACATAAGAAGAGCGGAGCCCTTCATCAATAAACCGCTCTACTCCTAAGCTGAGAAAACCATCTGGCACTATGGCAGATTCTTCCGGGTCATAATAAATCCCCATACCCACTCCAAAGAACCAATCCCAGCGGTTTGCCCACGCCAAAGCTAGTATCGTTTTTAGCAGGTGGGGAATTAAATCTTGCAGTTCGTTATTGACAGGTGTATCGTCAGAGTAGGCTAGCTCCTCGGCTGGGGGCAAGTATTCCCACGATTTGTACTTTAACATGATGGATTTCCTCAAAACTAATAGCTTTATGATAGCGAGCAGAAAAAGAACCAAAATTCTGCCTTCTGACGCACCCTACAGGCTGAAAATTAATAACTAGCAACTTGCCTTTCCTAGAAATCCGGTTCTATTCCAGCATTTCGCAATTGTTCTGCCAACCTCTGGGCGCGTCGTTCCGCTTCTTGACGGCGTTGAAGCTCAAATTGAGCTACCTGTTGTACTTCGGTTAGTTGTTCTTCCGGTGTCAGCAATCTTTGTCCTTGTTCGTTGTACCAGTACAACCATTCCCGCGTGATTCCCTGAAATGTTCCTCGTTCTTTGTCAATTCCCAAACCAATTTCAGGTAGCCAAATGGGATTTCCCGACAGCAAATTATATGAACCATTTACTAAATGATGCACTTCCAAACGGGGTTTTTGGCGACGCAGGGGATTGTAAATTGCATAGTACAAAACTCCCATTTCGGCATACATTCCTTTTTTCCGCTTATATTCCCCTCCTGGTTTATGGGATACGACTTCTAGCACTAAAATCGGCACTATATAATTTTCTTCCCAAAGTACATAAGAAGAGCGAAGTCCTTCATCAAAAAACCGCTCTACTCCTAAGCTGATAAATCCATCTGGTACTATGGCAGGTTCTTTGGGATCATAGTAAATCCCCATATCAACACCAAAGAACCAATCCCAGCGGTTTGCCCAGACAATTGCTAATATAGATTTCAGCAGGTGCGGAATTAAATCTTGCAGTTCGTTATCCACAGGAGTATCGTCTGAGTTGGGTAGAGCTTCCGCTGGGGGTAAACAGTCTAACGGTTTGTACTTTAACATAATAGATTTCTCCTACTTTAATATTTTTATGATAACTTCAAGTACACTTCAGTGTACCCCAGAAACCCCGTTTCTCTGAGAAAGCGGGTTTCTGGGGTACCTGACTCACCTGAAAAGGGCGATATTCTCAGTAATCAAGGTTGAGAATTAGGCGCTTGTTGCGGTTGGGAAGGTGATTTTGGGGTGACGCTATCAATTGCCTGATTTATCTGAATTGCGGTTAGCGATCGCACAAGACTCAGTTTAAACGGTTCTTGACTAATTGATTGAGTGTAAGCAGCACTCAAATAAGAACTATATTCTGATTTATTAGCCAGATAATTTTGAAAAAAAGCCGTACTCAAAGCATTGATATAAGGACGAGCGAGAGAAGGATTTGGGCCTAGCACCTCGGCAGGAATAGGCAGTACGCTCCTCTCCGAACTACTGCCTCCAATAGTTGTAAAATGAGTTGCTTTTTCTATCAAAACTAAATACTTTTCTGGAGTATTTAGCCAAGTAAAAGGTTGAATTTGCTCCGGTACTGCTGGCGTGAAAATATCATCGCTACTTGCAACTAGCATAACGGGAACTTTTAGCGAACTAAGACCTGTTTGTCCGAAAATAGAGCTAGTGAAAGGATTAATAGCCAAGACTGCTTTAATCCGTTCATCTTGTAAAGAATAATTGGATATAGGTAACCTAGCAGCTTCGCACTGAACTAACAGGGATAAATTCAAGAATTGGTCGCTATTACAATCTTTTTGCACTTGTGCATAATTAATCTTTGCCCCTGCTAAACCTAAAGCTGTGTAGCCACCAACAGATTGACCGATTACCCCCACCTGTTGTAGATTGAGTTTACCTTGAAGTGCCGGTTCCGATTGTTCGCGACGCTGAAGTTCGTCTAAGACTAATTTCACTTCTAAAGGTCGGTTAACTAATTCTATTGGTTGCGGCGAACCGCTTAACCCACTAAAGAATTGTTCAAATTGTTTGGTGCTATCGCCGGGGTGTTCGAGGACAACTACTGCAAAACCATAAGATGCTAAATGTTGAGCTAAGTAAGCAAAACTGTTACGATTTCCAGCAGCACCGTGAGAAATTACAATCACGGGAGATGGCTGCTGAGTAGTTCCCCCATCTTCTGCTTGAGGTAGATAAAGATCGAAGATTAGAGGGCGATCGCGCAAAGTGTCATTTAACGTTATCGTTTGTTGTGACCATTTAAAAGATCCAGGTTGCCGTAAATCTGACTGTTGGGAAAAATCGACTTTAGTAGCAGTCGCCGCCTCAGTTGCGGCTTGTTGTTCAATTAGCTTGACGATCGCATCTTTATTTCTGTTCAATTCTCCGAACTGTTCCGTAATTTGGAGTCCCAAGCTTAAGTTAACCCGGATAACCCGGTTGGGGAATTTGCGTAGTATATTTAGGAGAGTCAAACCTTGCGAATCGCCAGCTGCTGAAATTAAAGCGGTACGCAAAGCAGTGGAGCCATTTTCGCCAGTTTCAGTTTGAAGTATTTTCCCCATCCGCGTCAACACAGTTCCTCCCACCGCTGCGCCTGTAAATTGAGAGATCAGGGTAGGAGTGGCTTCAAAGCGTTGTTGCAGGAGTTCACGCAGTTGAGCCTGAGCTTTTGGCGGAATAGTTCCAGCATAGGGAGCAAGTTCCTCGCTAATTTTGCCTTCCTTGGCGAACGCTTCCAAAGCGTCAACGGAAAGGGAGAACTCCAAAGGGCCGTAAAAAACAGCTACTTGCTCGGCACTAAAGGCAGGAATTGCGGTTAAGATTGTGGGAAATAACCAAAATCCCAATGAACCAAGGGCAATTCCGATCCAATTATTACGTTTAGAAATATTGTAAACATCTAGAAAAAGACGATTCCCAATCAGATTACTTGTGGTTCTTGCCATTTGTTTTGCAGAGCAGAGATTTGGAAACAGCCGTATTTTACCTGCATCCCCGAACAGTAATCAATGTTTTGCTATATATCAGGTATGTTGTTGGGCTAAAGCGCTAAAAGAGCGCTAAAGCGCAACTACGTACCTGTTGTTGGGCTAAAGCGCTAAAAGAGCGCTGAAGCGCAACAACTTACCCATTGCCAATGGAACTATCTCTAATTGCGAATTAGTTAATGGGCAATTGAAATTCTGCTCTCGGCGTCTGTTATTTGCTCAGGTTCTTGTTTATTTGTTTTTGACTGTTCTTCTGAGTAGAAATGCTTGACAATTTGCTGAGGGTTGCCGATCGCAACAACACCAGCGGGCACAGACTTGCGGATCACACTTCCCAAGCCTATCACGCTATCTTGTCCAATGCGTACCCCCTTCATCACTGTAGCTCTGGCTCCAATCCACACATTGCGCTCAATCACGATCGGCCCTGAGACTTTTGGGCCTGGGGGACTGTGACGCAGGTGCGGTTCGAGGTTGTGATAATCGCTATCGGCAATGGCACAATCAGAAATCAGGCAATCATCCTCAATCGTAATCGATCGCTCGCAGCCAATCCAAGGCCCATTCAGCAGCACGTTGCTGCCGATTGTGACTTCACCGGAACCATAAATCAGGACACCTTTAATCAAGCGAGTTCCTGGGCCGATCGTCACTCTGACGCTACCGTTAACTGTGAAGGCATCTTTGATTATCACCCCCTTGGCAAGTTTTACATTCGGGTATCGCCACTGGTAATACAGGCGCTTGACCTCAAAATAGCGATCGGCTAGAACTTTTAGGAATGGATGATTTAGCTTCTGCATTGGACATTGGTATAGCTAGGGGCTACGGACTAGGGTCAGAAGGGTTTAGAATCATTCAGAATGTCTTAACCGCCAAGGCAGTTGCTTTAAATTTGAAATCTGCAATCGGTCATACGGGAGAACCAACGCTATAAAGTTTATATCTTGTCCGGTTGCATCGTTAGTATAGCTAGGGGCTCTCTTGCTAGGGGCTCTCTTGCTAGGGAAGAGGGAAGAGGGAAAAGGTTACTGCGTAAGGGATTTGGATAAGAAGTAAGAGTTGGAGTTGCCCTAACCGACGAGAGCGGTTGCTATACATGAGTGAGATCGTCAAATTGTTTGTTGTCATCGTTGGTTAAATTTTTCCCACAGATGAAGACAGATGTAGACGCGATAGCGGCTGACCGCAGGGTACGCAGATGAACGCAGATAAGAATAAGAAGAAGCGTTTTTTAGGTAACTGATGCTTAAGGACATGATATTATCCAAAACGCAGTAAAATGAGTGAGTAAGGATTTAAAATCAGCCCTTGCTGTTTTAGTTCTGCTGTTGCTAGGGTGTCATTCTTAACACCATCGGCGTCCAAATAAAACGCCGGTATAGTATCAGACTCAGAACCAACCGGCGTTGCTTGAAGGGCCAGTCCGATCGGATTGGCTGATTTATTGATCAGCAATAGCGATCGCCCTTTATCCTCCTGAAAGACAGCCATTGCTTCCACAAAGGGATTGTCGCTTTCTGTACGCATCACCCTACCAGTCAGGTATTTAATACCCCAGGCAAACACAGTGGCAGCAGGTCGGAGATTATTGTTAGGGTCGATCATCCCGTAAATCCCATCCTTGAGATGCCAGGAAGTCGCCATATCAATCCCGGCATCAGATAGATGTTTCAGAACCGAAGCAAACCAGACTGCTCCAATATGCGTATTCTGGCGATTTTCGCCGGATTGCCAAGAATAATTGATGTTATATTCGCCCAGCAGCAGAGGCACTTTGCGGTCTGGAATATGTTGCGTCGCTACTTTCGGAAAAATATTTACCTGATTTGCATACTGCGGCGTGTAAGACATCAGCGTGTCGGTGGAGTCGCTGGCATTGCCGCTGCCGTAACGATGCCAGGAAATAAACTCTACATTCGGCCCGCAGGCTTGCAGAAAAGCACCGAGTCTGCCCGGTTCGTCCCAAGTCAAAGCTGGGCCGCCAACCTTAATCTGGGGGTCTTTAGCCTTCATCGCCGTCGCCACTGTGTTGTAGATTTTCCAAAGTTCGTCGAGTTTGCCAGCTTTTTCGTAACGGACATCTTGTTCGTTGAAGGGTTCCCAGTAGACAACATGACGCTTTTGGCTTTGGTTGAGAATCTCTACCAGTTGGGCACAAAAGGCAGCATAGCGATCGTACTCAGAGGGGTCAAGCAAACCCTCCCCATCTTGTTTCATCCACTGAGGCCAGCCGGGAATATTCTGGATGATGGTAGGTTGTTGGGGATAAGAGGCATCGTAGCCTGCTTTAATCTTGGTTTTGTCCCAGGTTTTGGTAGCTGGGTCACTCCAGCGATCGCATAATCCAGCATGACAAATCCGAATTAAACCAATACCCAGTTCAGCTAGATGACTTTGGTAGACAGTATCTGCTGCTTTTTCTGGAATAGTGATTTCGTAGTCGTTCGAGCCAAACGTGAAGGGTGTCGTCTTAGCTTGTTCCGTTTCCCAATCCACAATTACCTGATTGGTAATTGAAGCTTGGGAACTGAGAATTGGAGACTCGACAGCCCGACGCCCCTGTGCTGCTCCCCGGCTACCCTGTTTGTATGCCACCTGTAACAGGGTTGCGATCGCAGCGCTAGATCCCGTCAGCATGAGTAAATCTCTGCGTCGCATAGCTCACGATGCCACTAAAGAACCATTAGATCGATAGGAGTAAGGTCTGGCTGGAGTTTCCATACCATTGATGGCTAAAGCCACCAATTGGGCATTGTGCTGAGCCAGTTGATCCAGGCTGTCATTCACAGAGTTACGCTTGCTGATACCGGGTCGAACCACAAACAACACACTGGGGATAACGCCAGCCATCAGCGCCGTTTCACTGGTCATACTAACGGGAGCAGTGTCAACCAAAACATAGTCATAGTCGCTGCTAGATTGGGCAGCAGCCAAACTCTGCTCAAATCGCCCCCGTCTCACCAGCTCGGCAATTTTGCCCTGTTTCGGCGCAGTTGGTAACAAATCCACACTCGGCTGTATCCGCACTGGTTGACCGGGTGAGTCAGCAGAGAGGTTGTACCCCAAGCGTCGGCTTAGTTCCCCCCCGCCGGAAATCCCCATCCACCACCAGTACCCGAAAGCCCAAATCGGCCAAAGCAGCAGCCAATCCCAAGGTTACAGTCGTCTTGCCTTCGCCTGTAATAGCGCTGGTAATCAACAGACGATTGTCTTTGAAAGACTGCAAGCTAATCGCTGAAGCCAGCTGTTGAAACTCGACCTCTGTTTCGATCGCCAATTGCAATCCCATCCCAAAATGCTTCGCTGTGGGAATGCGTACCACGATGGGGAATTCGATCGCCTGCAAGTCTTTTGGACTCAGCAGAGGATTGCGCGACTCCAGCAACAATACCAACGCAACGCTACCAATAACAGATGCCAAGAGCGCATTAAGCACCGCTAAAGAGTTCTTGGGACTGGAGGGCTTCGAGTCAACTGTGGGAGCATCTAATACCTGTACGTTTGGATAAGCATCAAAGGCATCAATATTAGACTGCTTTATTTGGGCAATCAAACCTTTGTAGACCCCCTCGGCGACATTGTATTGCCGCTGCAATTCCATCAGCCGCCCCTGATTGGCAGGGATAGCGATTAAAGTTGTTCGGAGCTTTTCGATCTGGATCTGTAGCTGAGCCGCCTGTTGCCGCTGGGCTGCGGCTTCGCTCTCCGCCAGCACCAGTTGCCCAATTAAACTTTATCCGAAAGTGGCTCGCACAATTCGCTCACATTTACCAGAAATTTGTAATTACTTTATTAGTCGCACCACTAGCGGTGT from Argonema galeatum A003/A1 harbors:
- a CDS encoding alpha/beta hydrolase, encoding MARTTSNLIGNRLFLDVYNISKRNNWIGIALGSLGFWLFPTILTAIPAFSAEQVAVFYGPLEFSLSVDALEAFAKEGKISEELAPYAGTIPPKAQAQLRELLQQRFEATPTLISQFTGAAVGGTVLTRMGKILQTETGENGSTALRTALISAAGDSQGLTLLNILRKFPNRVIRVNLSLGLQITEQFGELNRNKDAIVKLIEQQAATEAATATKVDFSQQSDLRQPGSFKWSQQTITLNDTLRDRPLIFDLYLPQAEDGGTTQQPSPVIVISHGAAGNRNSFAYLAQHLASYGFAVVVLEHPGDSTKQFEQFFSGLSGSPQPIELVNRPLEVKLVLDELQRREQSEPALQGKLNLQQVGVIGQSVGGYTALGLAGAKINYAQVQKDCNSDQFLNLSLLVQCEAARLPISNYSLQDERIKAVLAINPFTSSIFGQTGLSSLKVPVMLVASSDDIFTPAVPEQIQPFTWLNTPEKYLVLIEKATHFTTIGGSSSERSVLPIPAEVLGPNPSLARPYINALSTAFFQNYLANKSEYSSYLSAAYTQSISQEPFKLSLVRSLTAIQINQAIDSVTPKSPSQPQQAPNSQP
- a CDS encoding acyltransferase, with product MQKLNHPFLKVLADRYFEVKRLYYQWRYPNVKLAKGVIIKDAFTVNGSVRVTIGPGTRLIKGVLIYGSGEVTIGSNVLLNGPWIGCERSITIEDDCLISDCAIADSDYHNLEPHLRHSPPGPKVSGPIVIERNVWIGARATVMKGVRIGQDSVIGLGSVIRKSVPAGVVAIGNPQQIVKHFYSEEQSKTNKQEPEQITDAESRISIAH
- a CDS encoding Uma2 family endonuclease — translated: MLKYKPLDCLPPAEALPNSDDTPVDNELQDLIPHLLKSILAIVWANRWDWFFGVDMGIYYDPKEPAIVPDGFISLGVERFFDEGLRSSYVLWEENYIVPILVLEVVSHKPGGEYKRKKGMYAEMGVLYYAIYNPLRRQKPRLEVHHLVNGSYNLLSGNPIWLPEIGLGIDKERGTFQGITREWLYWYNEQGQRLLTPEEQLTEVQQVAQFELQRRQEAERRAQRLAEQLRNAGIEPDF
- a CDS encoding GH39 family glycosyl hydrolase, with amino-acid sequence MLTGSSAAIATLLQVAYKQGSRGAAQGRRAVESPILSSQASITNQVIVDWETEQAKTTPFTFGSNDYEITIPEKAADTVYQSHLAELGIGLIRICHAGLCDRWSDPATKTWDKTKIKAGYDASYPQQPTIIQNIPGWPQWMKQDGEGLLDPSEYDRYAAFCAQLVEILNQSQKRHVVYWEPFNEQDVRYEKAGKLDELWKIYNTVATAMKAKDPQIKVGGPALTWDEPGRLGAFLQACGPNVEFISWHRYGSGNASDSTDTLMSYTPQYANQVNIFPKVATQHIPDRKVPLLLGEYNINYSWQSGENRQNTHIGAVWFASVLKHLSDAGIDMATSWHLKDGIYGMIDPNNNLRPAATVFAWGIKYLTGRVMRTESDNPFVEAMAVFQEDKGRSLLLINKSANPIGLALQATPVGSESDTIPAFYLDADGVKNDTLATAELKQQGLILNPYSLILLRFG
- a CDS encoding tyrosine-protein kinase family protein, with protein sequence MGYNLSADSPGQPVRIQPSVDLLPTAPKQGKIAELVRRGRFEQSLAAAQSSSDYDYVLVDTAPVSMTSETALMAGVIPSVLFVVRPGISKRNSVNDSLDQLAQHNAQLVALAINGMETPARPYSYRSNGSLVAS
- a CDS encoding Uma2 family endonuclease, which translates into the protein MLKYKSWEYLPPAEELAYSDDTPVNNELQDLIPHLLKTILALAWANRWDWFFGVGMGIYYDPEESAIVPDGFLSLGVERFIDEGLRSSYVLWEENDIVPILVLEVVSQVSGEEYITKKETYVEMGVLYYVIYNLLSRRRPPLEVYCLVNGSYHLQSANPVWLTEIGLGIGKERGTFQGITREWLYWYDEQGQRLLTPEERAVEAERRAQRLTEQLRSLGIEPDL
- a CDS encoding GNVR domain-containing protein; its protein translation is MLAESEAAAQRQQAAQLQIQIEKLRTTLIAIPANQGRLMELQRQYNVAEGVYKGLIAQIKQSNIDAFDAYPNVQVLDAPTVDSKPSSPKNSLAVLNALLASVIGSVALVLLLESRNPLLSPKDLQAIEFPIVVRIPTAKHFGMGLQLAIETEVEFQQLASAISLQSFKDNRLLITSAITGEGKTTVTLGLAAALADLGFRVLVVDGDFRRGGTKPTLGVQPLC
- a CDS encoding Swt1 family HEPN domain-containing protein — encoded protein: MPTSNYERIDKGLRLLREGLLPFVEQKMTEHYGSDWLGSPEVVRILRQRPRKRNQDKTHLDTQALLNIIWNDWNKVFSRSLNQEERNLVSELRMTRNRKAHDESFSNDDAYRALDSIGRFLTAISAEQVAEVELMKQEVLRQKFEEESNFDEATAEVSTQETTESPIVAILVNSTNEPISQEKAQPELIEISQTENSILTDEQALLNSITSDEPEVEVIATKEIQPTASTPTDKPLPPPNPPVGKKFKQLKILTICSLLALPVIGLVIKYVEFSLKPKLQKSSLIIGTLGSPKYQVDLADYLRDQLAPSDFIKFLLGNKLKILIEGDRKFSYQEAKNRIALKEWDIAFTSSPMVSIAAKDNGYTFVARMFPKNPPYYYSGIFVKSDSPIRSLDDLKSTTVVALGDFNSASSFYMPTYDLFGKTLTVDMGHRGQDIVTMVKEGKADVGAAAIGDTVKENDTEIRIIHKSREIPGSGVYLSSKLSNLEIETLKKVLLNAPTEIQDKANYGPGDEPDYSLFIGIARRAEEVLKCADFKQNPVEFFCNDSQSSPTISIVGQVKGWGRQDSIVDWLMLVGEDGKSYRVVLPLQIRNQIPGASSLLALRGKNIKITGVEPQKIADGTFEVIITQPTQLTVL